The following proteins are co-located in the Solanum pennellii chromosome 1, SPENNV200 genome:
- the LOC107007951 gene encoding probable methyltransferase PMT13, which produces MGHLNLPSSKRNVRQWRLLDLVSAAFFAAVLIFFLLLCTPLGDSLAASGRQTLLRSASGDPRQRSRLIAQVESGRHNTAIDACSADYVDYMPCEDPRINSQLSREMNFYRERHCPLPKDTPLCLIPPTQGYRVPVQWPESLHKIWHENMPYNKIADRKGHQGWMKKEGPYFIFPGGGTMFPDGAEQYIEKLKQYIPIAGGVLRTALDMGCGVASFGGYLLSEEILTLSFAPRDSHKSQIQFALERGIPAFVAMLGTRRLPFPAFSFDLVHCSRCLIPFTAYNASYFIEVDRLLRPGGHLVISGPPVQWPKQDKEWADLQTVARSLCYELIVVDGNTAIWKKPQGDSCVPIQNEFGLELCDESVDPSAAWYFKLKKCVTRTSSSKGEFAIGKIPKWPARLTKAPSRAIVTKNGVDVFEADSRRWARRVAYYKSSLNLKLGTPSVRNVMDMNAFFGGFAAALSSDPIWVMNVVPAQKPLTLDVIYDRGLIGVYHDWCEPFSTYPRTYDLIHVGAIESLIKDPVSGKIRCSLVDLMVEIDRILRPEGTVIIRDSPEVIDKVERIAPAVRWTASIHEKEPESHGREKILVATKNFWKLPSSSY; this is translated from the exons ATGGGTCACTTAAATCTACCATCATCGAAGCGAAATGTTCGACAATGGCGACTTCTTGATTTGGTTTCAGCAGCTTTCTTTGCAGCagtcttgattttcttccttcttctctGTACTCCTTTGGGTGATTCTTTGGCTGCTTCAGGCCGCCAGACTCTTCTCCGTTCTGCCTCTGGGGATCCGCGCCAGCGTAGTCGCCTAATTGCTCAG GTGGAATCAGGGAGACACAACACAGCCATTGATGCATGCTCAGCTGACTATGTGGATTATATGCCCTGTGAAGATCCGAGAATCAATAGCCAATTGAGTAGAGAGATGAATTTTTATAGGGAAAGACATTGTCCATTGCCTAAGGATACACCTCTTTGTTTGATTCCACCGACACAAGGTTACCGCGTTCCTGTTCAGTGGCCTGAGAGTTTACACAAG ATTTGGCATGAGAATATGCCATATAATAAAATAGCTGACAGGAAAGGACACCAAGGATGGATGAAAAAGGAAGGGCCATATTTTATCTTTCCTGGTGGTGGAACTATGTTTCCTGACGGAGCTGAGCAGTATATCGAGAAACTTAAACAGTATATTCCGATAGCTGGTGGAGTTTTGAGGACCGCCCTTGATATGGGATGTGGG GTGGCTAGTTTTGGTGGCTATCTACTTTCTGAAGAGATTTTGACACTCTCTTTTGCTCCAAGAGATTCACATAAATCACAAATACAGTTTGCCTTGGAACGAGGAATACCTGCATTTGTTGCCATGCTTGGGACACGCAGGCTTCCATTTCCTGCCTTCTCATTTGATTTGGTTCATTGTTCACGGTGTTTGATTCCTTTTACTGCATATA ATGCTTCATACTTCATTGAAGTTGACCGGTTACTCCGTCCTGGAGGCCACCTTGTCATTTCTGGCCCTCCCGTTCAGTGGCCCAAGCAAGATAAGGAGTGGGCGGATCTCCAAACAGTGGCCAGATCATTGTGCTATGAGCTGATTGTTGTAGATGGAAACACTGCCATCTGGAAAAAGCCTCAAGGGGATTCATGTGTTCCTATTCAAAATGAATTTGGGCTTGAGCTGTGTGATGAATCAGTTGATCCAAGTGCTGCATG GTACTTCAAGTTGAAAAAATGTGTGACTAGGACTTCATCTTCCAAAGGAGAATTTGCCATTGGGAAAATTCCAAAGTGGCCAGCGAGGCTGACGAAAGCTCCTTCTAGGGCAATTGTAACTAAAAATGGAGTGGATGTGTTTGAAGCTGACTCAAGAAGATGGGCGCGGAGAGTCGCATATTATAAGAGTTCATTGAACTTGAAACTAGGAACTCCATCAGTTCGTAATGTCATGGACATGAATGCATTTTTTGGAGGATTTGCTGCAGCATTATCATCAGATCCAATCTGGGTGATGAATGTTGTTCCAGCACAAAAGCCTTTAACACTTGATGTTATTTATGACAGAGGCCTTATTGGAGTTTACCACGACTG GTGTGAGCCTTTCTCAACATATCCTCGGACTTATGATCTGATTCACGTGGGAGCCATAGAATCTCTCATAAAGGATCCCGTTTCCGGCAAGATCAG GTGCAGCCTTGTCGATTTGATGGTGGAAATTGATAGAATTCTTCGGCCTGAAGGAACTGTTATAATTCGGGACTCTCCTGAAGTGATAGACAAAGTAGAGCGTATTGCTCCTGCTGTAAGATGGACAGCAAGTATTCATGAGAAAGAACCTGAATCACATGGAAGGGAGAAAATCTTGGTAGCCACGAAGAATTTTTGGAAACTACCTTCTTCATCCTACTGA
- the LOC107008295 gene encoding COP9 signalosome complex subunit 1: protein MEPDEDLSLIAEEIYANGDENKQRHRPIISGEQLDIEAYAALYSGRTKIMRLLFIADRCGNASMQLEALRMAYDEIKKGENTQLFREVVQKIDGRLGTNCGPDPAWADSVDRRADLRKEKLESELNAYRTNLIKESIRMGYNDFGDFYYAHGQLGEAFKNYVRTRDYCTTAKHIIHMCLNAILVSIEMGQFTHVTSYVSKAEQSQDALDAITVAKLRCAAGLAHLEAKKYKLAARKFLEVGPELGNNYTEVIAPQDVATYGGLCALASFDRAELKSKVIDNINFRNFLELVPEIRELIHDFYTSHYASCLEYLGNLKANLLLDIHLHDHVETLYGQIRSKALIQYTHPFVSVDLNMMANAFKTSVAGLEKELEALITDNQIQARIDSHNKILYARHADQRNATFQKVLQTGKEFDRDVRSMLLRANLLKHDYIARTSRKH from the exons ATGGAGCCTGACGAGGATTTAAGTCTAATAGCCGAAGAGATCTACGCCAACGGCGATGAGAACAAGCAGCGTCATCGGCCGATTATCAGCGGCGAGCAGCTCGATATTGAGGCGTACGCCGCCTTGTACAGTGGCCGGACAAAAATCATGAGGCTTCTCTTCATAGCCGATCGATGTGGCAATGCTTCAATGCAATTGGAGGCTTTGAGAATGGCCTATGATGAGATTAAGAAAGGGGAAAACACACAATTGTTCCGCGAGGTTGTGCAGAAAATCGATGGACGTTTGGGCACTAATTGTGGGCCAGACCCTGCTTGGGCTGACTCTGTGGATCGCCGGGCTGATCTGAGGAAGGAGAAGCTTGAGAGCGAACTCAACGCTTATAGG ACAAATCTGATCAAAGAGAGCATTAGGATGGGATACAATGATTTTGGGGATTTCTACTATGCACATGGACAGCTTGGAGAGGCATTTAAGAATTATGTTCGTACACGTGATTATTGCACGACTGCGAAACACATAATCCATATGTGTTTGAATGCAATTCTGGTCAGCATTGAGATGGGCCAGTTCACACATGTTACAAGCTACGTCAGTAAGGCGGAGCAAAGCCAAGATGCTCTAGATGCTATTACAGTTGCAAAACTTCGTTGTGCTGCTGGGTTGGCTCACTTGGAGGCAAAGAAATATAAGCTTGCTGCTCGAAAG TTCCTGGAAGTTGGTCCAGAATTAGGTAACAACTACACTGAAGTTATTGCACCCCAAGATGTTGCTACTTATGGTGGACTCTGTGCGCTTGCAAGTTTTGACCGAGCAGAACTGAAG AGCAAAGTTATTGACAATATAAACTTCAGAAATTTCTTAGAGCTGGTACCCGAGATAAGGGAGCTCATTCATGATTTCTATACAAG TCACTATGCTTCTTGTCTGGAGTATCTAGGGAATCTTAAAGCAAATCTGTTGCTCGACATCCATTTGCATGATCATGTCGAGACACTGTATGGTCAAATCCGTAGCAAAGCTTTGATACAGTATACCCACCCATTTGTCTCGGTTGATTTGAATATGATGGCTAATGCTTTCAAGACGAGTGTTGCCGGGTTGGAAAAGGAACTTGAAGCTTTGATCACTGACAACCAAATTCAG GCTCGAATTGACTCACACAACAAAATTTTGTATGCACGACATGCTGATCAGAGAAATGCAACCTTCCAGAAGGTGCTGCAGACAGGCAAGGAATTCGATCGGGATGTGAGATCAATGCTTTTGAGAGCAAACCTTCTCAAGCATGACTACATTGCTAGAACGTCAAGAAAACATTGA